CCACCCTCGCCAGTCTGCGCGGCAAAGTACGCGTCGTCACCATGGGTTTCACGCGCTGCAAATTCGCCTGCCCACGCATCTTCCATGACATGCAGAAGGTCGAGGCCGCGCTCGGAGCGGATGCGGACAAAGTCGGCTTCACCTTCCTCTCCATCGATCCCCAGCATGACACTCCGGCCGCCATGGCCGCCAAAATGGCCGAACTCAAAATGAGCGGCGAACGCTGGACCTTTCTCACCGCGCCTGATGACACCGTCCAGCAGCTAGCCGTGGCCTTGAACTTCAAATTCCAGCTCGTCGAAGGCTTCTTTGCCCACTCCAATCTCATCGCCGTGCTCGATGAAGACGGGAATGTCATCCACCGCGAGGAATCGCTCGGTGCGGACATCGAACCCACCGTCAACTCGGTGCGCCAGCTTATAAAGCCATGAATACTCGACTCATCCTCGCTGCTGCGCTGGCCCTCCAACTATCGACACATGCGCAAACCGCCGCCGCGCCGAACCCGCTCTCTTTTGCCGATGGTCGCGTCCTGTTTGGCATCGAGGATCAGACTCGTTTTGAATACCGCGACAACAATTACGACTTCAACAGCGGTCTGCGAACCATCAATGACGACTCCTGGCTGCTGAATCGCTTTCGGCTCAGCATGCAGTTAAAGCCTGCCGACTGGCTCACGTTTTATGTCCAGGGCCAGGACGCGCGTGAGATCGCCAGTGACCGCGCCGACATCCCCGGCCTGCTCGGCGCGGAGGGCGACAATCCTTTCGATCTGCGTCAGCTCTATGTCGAAATAGGCGATGCCAAGGTTTCCCCGCTCTCGCTCAAAGTTGGCCGCCAAGTGCTGCTCTATGGCGACCAGCGCCTCATCGGCCCATTGGAGTGGAGCAACATTTCCCGCACCTTCGACGCCGTGAAACTGCGCTACACCGGCAAAGACGGCCTGTGGGTCGATGCTTTCGTCTCTTCCGTCGTCGTCATCGACCGCTTCGGCATGGACGACAGCGACAAAGACTCGCTCCTCTCCGGCTTGTATGCCCACATCCCCACGCTTGGCATTCAGGACACCGAACTGTATGCGCTCTACTTTGACGACACGAACCGCAACGATCACTTCCTCACCCTCGGCACACATTGGAAATCCATGCCTGGCAAACTCGGCCCCTGGGACTACGAGACCGAGTTCGTCGTGCAAACCGGGACTGCCGGCGGACGTGACCTCAGCGCCTTCGCCAGTTATGTGGAAGGCGGCTACACCTTCCAGCAGCCGTGGAAGCCACGTCTCGGCCTCGAATACAGCTACGCCAGCGGTGATGGCAATGCCGCCGACAACAAGCAAGGTGCCTTTCAGAATCTCTTCCCGACCAATCACCTGCATTATGGCCTCATGGATGTGTTCTCCTGGAGCAACATCCACGACGTCGCTCTCCACCTCAGCGCCAAACCGACCGCCAAACTCACCACCAGCCTCGACTACCACGTTCTCTGGCTCGCCGACACCGCTGACATCTGGCGCCGTGCCAACGCCACCACCGCCGTCCGCCCCGCCAATGCAGCAGCAAGCAACTACGCAGGCAGTGAACTCGACGTTCTCGTCACCTACGCCGCTTCGAGCCATCTCACGCTCACCGCCGGTTACTCGCACTTTTTCGCTGGTGACTACCTCTCCGACACTGGCACTGGCACTGGCACTGGCAGCGATGCGGATTTCGTTTACCTCATGACCAGCATCAAATTTTGAACTTCCCCGCCTGCAAACACAAGAAGCACAAGGCCAAAGGCCCGCGCAGAGACGGCCTTCTCTGGCTCGCGGCGGAGCCGTATCGCCTCTTCTTCGCCAGCGGCGCGCTCTGGAGCATCATCGGCGTGGCCCTGTGGCCGCTGTTTTATGCGCAGCAGCTTGGCTTCTACCCGAATCTTGTTCACGCAAGGCTCATGATCGAGGCCTTTGGCGCGGCGTTCGTCGTCGGCTTCCTCGGCACCGCCGGTCCGCGCATGGCCACGGCACCGAAGCTGACACCGCTGGAGCTGTTCTGGCTCTTCGCGCTGCA
The sequence above is a segment of the Prosthecobacter algae genome. Coding sequences within it:
- a CDS encoding alginate export family protein — its product is MNTRLILAAALALQLSTHAQTAAAPNPLSFADGRVLFGIEDQTRFEYRDNNYDFNSGLRTINDDSWLLNRFRLSMQLKPADWLTFYVQGQDAREIASDRADIPGLLGAEGDNPFDLRQLYVEIGDAKVSPLSLKVGRQVLLYGDQRLIGPLEWSNISRTFDAVKLRYTGKDGLWVDAFVSSVVVIDRFGMDDSDKDSLLSGLYAHIPTLGIQDTELYALYFDDTNRNDHFLTLGTHWKSMPGKLGPWDYETEFVVQTGTAGGRDLSAFASYVEGGYTFQQPWKPRLGLEYSYASGDGNAADNKQGAFQNLFPTNHLHYGLMDVFSWSNIHDVALHLSAKPTAKLTTSLDYHVLWLADTADIWRRANATTAVRPANAAASNYAGSELDVLVTYAASSHLTLTAGYSHFFAGDYLSDTGTGTGTGSDADFVYLMTSIKF